TGTTTGGCGCCAACTCATTTTGGGAAGGTGTTGACATACCGGGTGAAGATTTGTCCTGTCTGGTGATCGTAAGACTGCCGTTTTGGCCGCCCAACCATCCGATTGCGGAAGCCAGAACAGAAGCAATTGAAAAAGAAGGGCGAAACGCATTTATGGAATATTCGGTTCCGCAAGCAATCGTCCGTTTTAAGCAAGGTTTTGGCCGCTTAATCCGCTCCAAAAAAGATACGGGCGCGATTGTCGTCTATGATCGCCGATTGGTAGAGGCAAGATACGGCCGCCATTTCATAAAATCCTTGCCAAACCCTTGGATTTATCAAGGACCGGAGCAGGATATACTGAAAGTGATTTACAACTGGCTAAAAAATTAAGAGTCTATTAAATTTTGATTGCGAAACTTTTTCACTTCCTCTATGATGAAGAATAAGACTCTCATCATGTGGGGTGGTCATATTGAACATGACTCACTTGGAAGCAGGAAATGTTGAGGAAGAGATTGTACTGGCACAGCAGGGGAACGCGCAGTCAGTAGAGAGAGTTCTGTCCCAATTTCAACCGTATGTCAGGTTGCGTGCACGTTCTTTCTTTCTTGCCGGTGCGGAATATGAGGATTTGGTGCAGGAAGGTATGATCGGTCTGTATAAGGCGATACGTGACTATCGGCGAGAGAAAGAAATCCCTTTTCGGGTGTTTGCCGAGATCTGCATTACCAGACAAATCATTACCGCCATAAAAACGGCTAGACGGCTGAAACACCAACCTCTGAACCAGTATTTGTCGTTATATGGTCTTGCATCAGACGACGAATCGAACCGATCCTTGCTGGATACGATTCCTTCCCCGCACGGAAATGAACCGGATGAGATGATTATTCACCAGGAGCAGTTGATCGAGTTGCAATTAAAACTTCGGAAAATTCTGAGTTCGTTTGAGTATCAAGTGCTTTCCTTGCATGCAGAAGGCCATTCGTACAAAGAGATCGCAACGTTGATGAATTCTTCCACAAAGGCGATAGACAATGCGTTATACAGAATTAAACGGAAGATGGATGGCCACCACCATTTGAACAAAGCAAAAATGTCGTCCTAGAAATTGCGGGGGTGGAAATGAAAACTCCAAAAATTTCAGAAGCGGTAATCCGCAGATTACCTGTATATTTGAGATACTTGCAGCATCTTCACGAAATGAACATTACAACCGTTTCTTCGCTTGATCTGGGTCAACATTTGGAAATGAACCCGGCTCAAATTCGAAAGGATCTCGCCTATTTCGGCGAATTCGGAAGAAAAGGCATCGGCTATGATGTGGAATACTTAATCGCCAAAATTAAGCAGATACTGAAATTGGATAGACGTTTAAACGTTGCCTTGGTGGGGGCGGGCAACCTGGGAACTGCGCTGTCAAATTACAACCGCTACACCAACGAGAAAATGAAAATTGTCGCCATTTTCGATTCGTTCCCGGAGAAAATAGGCACCAAAATCGGAACGGTTAAGGTGCAGCCGATTCAAGAACTGGCAAAGACGGTCAAAGAGCAGGATGTAAAAATCGGCATCATCACGGTCCCGGCAACGGAGGCACAGAAAGTGGCGGATCAGATGGTGGAGGCTGGCATCAAAGGAATTTTGAACTTCGCTCCGATTACGATGCGTGTACCAAACCATGTGTATCTCCGCAACGCAGATTTGACCACCGAACTTCAATCGCTTGCCTATTATATCGGGTAACCCTTCCGCTGGAAGGGTTTTTTCTATATCAAAACTGATAATATCACCCGGTCGGGGAAAACTACGGAAAACAGTCTCAACGGAGGGATCGCATGCTGGAGACACTGCTCGCGGAATATCCCGTACGGCT
The sequence above is a segment of the Effusibacillus dendaii genome. Coding sequences within it:
- the sigH gene encoding RNA polymerase sporulation sigma factor SigH, coding for MTHLEAGNVEEEIVLAQQGNAQSVERVLSQFQPYVRLRARSFFLAGAEYEDLVQEGMIGLYKAIRDYRREKEIPFRVFAEICITRQIITAIKTARRLKHQPLNQYLSLYGLASDDESNRSLLDTIPSPHGNEPDEMIIHQEQLIELQLKLRKILSSFEYQVLSLHAEGHSYKEIATLMNSSTKAIDNALYRIKRKMDGHHHLNKAKMSS
- a CDS encoding redox-sensing transcriptional repressor Rex, whose protein sequence is MKTPKISEAVIRRLPVYLRYLQHLHEMNITTVSSLDLGQHLEMNPAQIRKDLAYFGEFGRKGIGYDVEYLIAKIKQILKLDRRLNVALVGAGNLGTALSNYNRYTNEKMKIVAIFDSFPEKIGTKIGTVKVQPIQELAKTVKEQDVKIGIITVPATEAQKVADQMVEAGIKGILNFAPITMRVPNHVYLRNADLTTELQSLAYYIG